The DNA region AAATAAACGAGATTCACTTTCTGGAGTCAATGAAGACGAGGAGGCCGCGAAATTAATTCGTTATCAAAGAGGATTTGAGGCCATGGCAAAAGTATTTTCGGTATCCGACATTATGTTTAGCACTTTATTAGGATTAACGCCATGAGATTATCCACCTTACAATTTGACAGTGCCTCATTAAAATCGTTGCAATTAAGTCAGCAGCGTTTGCAAGAAGTGCAAACAAAATTAGTGACGGGAAAAAAATATTTAAATATTAATGAAGCACCCGTAGAAACTTCGCGTTTAAAAAATTTAGAAGTGTTTGGTCAACAACTAGAAACGCTGACCAATAATAATAAAATTGCTTTAAATAATTTGCAGCTTTCCGAACAAACTTTAACGTCGATGAGTAGCGTTATTCAACGTATTCAAGAATTAAAAATTCAAGCTTCCGTTCCTTCATATACGCAAGCCAATCGCAATGTGGTTGCCACTGAGATGGAAGAACGCTTGAATGAATTATTAGCGCTCGCTAATACGCGTAATACCAATGGTGAATATATTTATTCCGGTTATTCAGCCAATACGCAGGCATTTATTAAAGATTCGACTAATAATTTTGTTTATCAAGGCGATACAGGGCGTCGATATTTAGATGTGGGGATCAGCGCAACGATTTCGCTCAACGATCCGGGATTTGATTTATTTGAAAATATTCCAACAGGCAACGGCACATTTCAAGTAAGTGGTAATCCGGCGAATACTGGCTCTGGCACGATTGCGGGTGGTGAGGTGGTAAATGCCAGTGCTTATGTCAATGAAACTTACACGATTAATTTTGTAAATAATGCTAGCGGCGAATTAGCGTATACGGTAACCGGTTCCACCAGTGGGCAATTAATTCCAGCTTTACCACTCGTTATTCCCAATGATGCGCCAGCGTATTCCGATAATGCCACAATAAATTTTAATGGCATTAATATTGCCATTCGCGGTGAACCTGATGTCGGTGATAATTTCACTGTAGAACCCAGCACCACGCAAAATATTTTTACTTCCGTGCAAAATATGATTAATGCTTTGCGCCAAGGCGTCAGTAACGATGCCGATTACGCGCGTTTTATGAATGCGTTTGATGCCAATTCATTATCGTTAACGCAAGGGTTTAATCGTATTGTCGATGGCATTTCCGATATTGGTACGCGAATTAATGTGGTTGATTCAGAAACTGCTATTTTAGGGGATTTTAGTTTGCAAAACTCTATTACTTTAAGTGAGTTTGGTGACTATGATGCGATAGAAGGTAGTATTTTATTTTCACAACTTACCACTCAACTAGAAGCTTCACAACAAATTTTTGTGAAATTAAGTCAATTGAGTTTATTGAGTATTATTAATCGCTAAATTCAATTAAGTTTTTATTTTGAATACCGATATTACCTATAGAAATGTAAAAAATGGAACAAGGTGATATTAATGGATCTGGCGACACTTATTGGGTTTATCTTTGCCATCGGCGTTGTCATCATGGCAATTATTGTCGGCGGTAGTGCTGAAGCCATGTTTAATGTACCTTCCATGTTAATTGTCTTTGGTGGCACGGCTGGTGTGGTATTAATGCGCTTTTCTTTACACCAATTTTTTGGTGCAGTTAAAATTGGCTTAAAAGTATTATTTTATCGTAGCGAAACTCCTGAACAAGTGATTAGTCAAGTATTACAGTTGGCAGAAATTGCGCGTAAAAATGGTATTTTAGCGTTAGAAAATGCCGATATTAAAAATAATTTTTTAAAACAAGGCGTACAACATTTAGTGGATGGCTTAGAACCAGAAATTGTTGAAACGATGCTAGTTAAAGATATGGAAATGACAGTATCGCGTCACGAACAAGGATTGCAAATATTTAGGGCGATTGCTGATGTTGGGCCTGCCATGGGTATGATTGGCACTTTAATTGGTTTAGTACAAATGTTA from Legionellales bacterium includes:
- the flgL gene encoding flagellar hook-associated protein FlgL, which produces MRLSTLQFDSASLKSLQLSQQRLQEVQTKLVTGKKYLNINEAPVETSRLKNLEVFGQQLETLTNNNKIALNNLQLSEQTLTSMSSVIQRIQELKIQASVPSYTQANRNVVATEMEERLNELLALANTRNTNGEYIYSGYSANTQAFIKDSTNNFVYQGDTGRRYLDVGISATISLNDPGFDLFENIPTGNGTFQVSGNPANTGSGTIAGGEVVNASAYVNETYTINFVNNASGELAYTVTGSTSGQLIPALPLVIPNDAPAYSDNATINFNGINIAIRGEPDVGDNFTVEPSTTQNIFTSVQNMINALRQGVSNDADYARFMNAFDANSLSLTQGFNRIVDGISDIGTRINVVDSETAILGDFSLQNSITLSEFGDYDAIEGSILFSQLTTQLEASQQIFVKLSQLSLLSIINR
- the pomA gene encoding flagellar motor protein PomA, with the translated sequence MDLATLIGFIFAIGVVIMAIIVGGSAEAMFNVPSMLIVFGGTAGVVLMRFSLHQFFGAVKIGLKVLFYRSETPEQVISQVLQLAEIARKNGILALENADIKNNFLKQGVQHLVDGLEPEIVETMLVKDMEMTVSRHEQGLQIFRAIADVGPAMGMIGTLIGLVQMLSNLGDPGSLGPAMAIAMLTTLYGAILANIIATPIAEKLELRSREERTMQALIIDAVIGIQAGQNPRIINDILQTYLPGSKRSSDIHKAA